The Xyrauchen texanus isolate HMW12.3.18 chromosome 25, RBS_HiC_50CHRs, whole genome shotgun sequence genome includes the window AGCTGCACTTTTCAGACAAAACACTGCATACTTCTGTTGTGGAAacaaagaaatttaaataaactaatttattttattgagctattgaatttttatatttgaaatcAATTATTGGTAACAAAATTTGTATTCCATGTAATCTCTTTGTAACACTATGGTCAGGCTTGACTGTAAACATAATGTGACATTATTACAAAACTGACAcatcaaaactatttaaaaaaaaattacattttgacaaataataattttatatatgtcTAAATGTTATATCCAAATACATAAATTGTGATAATCTAtacttcttcttattcttcttttggctgctcccataagGGGTTGCCACAGCGGGCCATctgtgatccgcatatttgacttggcacaggttttacaccggatgcccttcctgacccAACCCCAAGTGGCTGGGTGACTCTCACTCATACCTATGGGGCAATTTAGAGTAACTTGTGATAATCTAATATAAATCTACATTTATTTAATCTCAAATTAATTTACAACAGGCAATCAGACCACACAGTCTCTGCAGCAATCTACTGGTTATTATTGTTATGACATGCAGGGCCGGaatgggacacaatttcaggccgggaaatcctacacccatccaggccatcctatgcacccaaataaaatttagaaacacagACAACCTTgtccaaattacatttatttcacagtatgaccataacataaaaacatagacaaccaacctagaagtaaagcagtcctaatgtcaaatgggtctgcacataacgtcctgtgcactgcaattacagctgcaataaataatgttatgagattgatgttttaaataaatgtttgaatataaaaaaaatatgcaatacttaaacagtaaactaaaccgccaataggtggcggcaagtgaccatcttaattagtgagtcattcatacagaagattcgttcaaaacgctgaatcattcagtaacaaaacactgccctgctgtagctttcctttggaactattttagtcggtgaaatagaacaaaaaatgttaatatggtttgtgtctaaaatgtaagtaacttaataataaatattaactacgctacttgtttattgaacaataaattcaatgtaacattttcaatcgtgataatattcagcaaaacagctcccttagttgtgttatgttaaactaaatcatatgttataaataaaaaaaaacaacaattagaatttttacctcagtacatttcttcggTGAGTTTTCTGTGtacactcatttgttttgatttctccacaaatgtaacgttagacgggcgctaccgcttacatttgctgGCAGTTCTAAAAAAGTACAGTActtacagatgaaactgacctgcacttgaagccctgaacaggtcagtaattttgcaacattttgctgcttcttcttggagtgctttttttttttttttttgtcctttccctctctgctccatctggccgttttctctccatcatcgggtgctgctcgcattttctgtttaaccgtttgtctgaggcgtaaagtcgaatcgtagccttgccagtcaagactaacagattcatgattttattttttttattgttattaatatttataataattgtattgaatgacgaattcaaaaatgatcactggtaaaggtagtaatataaaataataataattaaaaaaaaaaaaaaacttagtcgccaggccagcgggaattgtcccggtgctcccgatggccagttcgGGCCTGATGACATGTCAtgtaattgttttagttttttctctCCAGATGTCAGCAGTTGTATGGCACATTCTCATATTTTGTAGGTTGAAGTGTAGGTTTACAAGTTAACataaatttgcttatttgcatatgTATATGAATGGTGTAATTGTGAAATATACAGgtaaatatgatttaaatatagCATCAAAATAAGTgcatcattttattgttattacttcAGGAAAGACTAAATGTTATTATTtcttaaagaaaaataataataattacttataCCTGTTCTGTTTAATGACCGCAAACAGTCAAAGTGTCAACCTTTATTAAACAGCCCGAGAGGGTTAAAGTTGTCAAAAAGTATAGGATGGCCATTCACATTGTTGTGGGAGTGACAGAAGGAAGACCTTTTTCACAACCATAGAGCTGTAAAGGCACATGTAAAAGTTCCTGTGTTAAAATCTCAGgttgttttgtatattattactttgtgatttttttatacaTTCCTGTTAAATAAAACTCTTGACAGCTGAGCAACTGACATGGTGGAAGAGAAACGCACTCTCACTAGATCAGGAAAGGAAGAAATATGCAGTATTTTGATTTATCATAGCCTACACTATGACACTGTTTAATTTGTTTCAACACAAGAGAAGGGTAATGAATGAATACTTATCTAACGATTCTGTAATAAATGTTTTGccagtgaattattattattatttttaatttttttttttattatgacatTTTGTTTGCTTTGTATACAGTTTTGCTATAGTCTGGCAAAGGGTAGATTTATCTATTAGcctattgtaaataaaataatatattacagtGCAAATGACATTCTTATGTGAATGTCAGTCTTTGTTGTGAAAATGCGTATAGCTCAAGTATTTGACCATCTCCTGTTGACATCTCACAGAACCTACAAATATTGAAAGAACTGGGGAGTACCTCATCATAACTACCCTAAGATGCTATGTTGAAAGGCACAGCTATAAGCTTGTATTGGACATGTTAACATTGTCATTTCTACTATACAACCGATCAGAGTTTTGTTCTCCCATATTAGGATATTATTAGGCCAATAATACCAGATAAATTATAGATATCATAGCCCTGTACAGTTTGAACACCCCTGTTTAATGCTTATTATAATTCTGCTTATTTTGATTTACATGGTAATAACCTTTTATCTGGTAGGAAGTAGGCATGCtgtatgtttctttctttctttttctgccttactaaccttttttttcATGTATGTGTAGTAGCCTATGATGAGAGAGAAGAATCTGTTTAATGTGTAGCTTTGCTGTTGCAACACGTGTTAATGAATATACTATGTTCATTCCCCATTAGGCTTCTGACACTAGAAAAGGACAACGTCCTTTTAACATGAATCAGTATGCCACATAGAATAATGCAGTGCAGATTATGCAGGATGTAGCACTTTTGATGGCTAACTGATATTTTTGTGTTCTTTACTGTTTTAATCAACATCTTCGTCTCTGCGCTGGAATTAGAGTCTGGACGGTGAGCAAAAATTATTTaatctatatttttgtttgttcaaaCTTATAAACAGTCATTTGGATAGTTTAAATAATTTGGGAAATGCCAGAATTAGTTTAATTGAAAGAAACCATTTAGAGAgcgaaaaacattatttttttattagtgtattgtttttaatgttttttggaaATTTATTTGAAATCAGTAATTATGTCGTGAGTATTTTTGTCTGTACATCTATCTCTTCCTTTATTCTTTATTTGACTGTACAACCCGTATATCTCTTCCCGTTTCTGGTTTCAGAAACGGCATAATGCCTGATACTGTGCTTGCTCATACAAGcacttttaaagggattgttcacccaaaaatgtaaattctctcatcatttacaccccatgccatcccagatgtatatgactttcttctgcagaacacaaatatttagtagaatatctcagctctgtaggtccatacaatgcaaatgaatggtgatcagccctttgaagctccaaaaagcagataaagtcaacATAATGCAAAttactcaagtggtttaatcaatgtcttctgaagtgaaccagttggttttgggtgagaacagactaaaatgtaacttctttttcactgtaaatcttgacagcagtctccttggcgatcatgatttcaagctcgattatgcttcctatggcaccatctagtgctgTGCGCAtgagtcaagcactaggaagtgtaatcaagcttgaaatcatgatagtccctagagactgcaatggccagatgtacagtaaaaaaaaaatatttatttgttggtctgttctcacccaaaaccaacctggtcacttctgaaaacattgattaaaccattaGAGccgtatggatttcttttatactGACTTGATCtgcttattggagcttcaaaggcctgatcaccattcacttgcaatgtatgggcCAACCGTGcggagatgttcttctaaaactctttatttgtgttcagcagaagaaagaaagtcttacatatcttggatggcaggagggtaaatgatgatagaacttttattgttgggtgaactacacctttaacTTCACAGATGATGAATAAATGATCCAAACaacatcaaacatattacagGACAGCCTGCTGTATATAAATACGTTAATATGTAAATACGCAGTCTAATTTCTCTCCCACTCCCCTCCcctcccttcccttcccttcccttcccttcccctctctctctccgctGAGAGTCGCTGTACTTGCAACCGGCGCTGAATGACACAGACGCAACACTGAAGAACAGACGGTAAAAATAACAATATGGCGGGCAATTCAAAACAACGGCAGCTGTCGCTCCGAGTTTACAACACCCTTCAGGTGATTTCCACATCTACATAGACACATCGTACTCTGTTAAGGAAATATGAAATCGTTTCCCGATGCTTCACGAACGTAAAAATGCCATTTTGAGTCGTTTGTTGATTGGTTAGCTAACGTCACCGCTAGTTTTAGAGTTAGCCAACAGTTAGCTTTTGTTCACACTTTGTGAAACGTATAAAGTAGcccaaataaaaatcaaataacaTGTATTTTAGCTAGAATCTGTTGTTCACTAGTTAGTACCATCATAGGGTCTTCACACATGTAATCGAGTAAATGTTAATTTTGTAATTGCAAATTTAATCAGTTTCTTGATTTATGATTACTATGAAAACCATCCTTAATAAGAGATTTAATTCAGCTAAATACAGGAATCCAGCCATAAGTGTCCAAACACAACTACTAGATTTGACGTTTAAGGTGTTGACTTCGTATTGATGTGTAAAATGATTTGTTTTCAATAATCAGAGCCTGGGCTGTCCTCTTGTGGATGGACTGTACCTGAGAGAGGCAGAAAGCATACAGGAGCTCCTGTGCTCTCCTTCATTACATCGGACTGATATTCTGAAGTGGATTTGCGCCAGGTCTGCTGTGTCTTCACCCCTATTTGAAATGAATCAACATGATGATAATGATGCCAATCTGTTCAATTCAAATCATTTTGTGTGTCTATTTGTTACAAAGCATTTGTCCAGCCATAAGGGAGAAGTTTTCCACAATTAGAACAACTCAAAATGAGTATTTAATTCAAGGTAATCCTGTATTAGTTTCCTTTTAATTAGAGAAGATCATGCCGTATTATTTTTGTATGCTTTATCATTATTTGTGTTTTCTCTCTAACACAGAACTCACACGGTTTGGTCATGAAATGATGTTATGTAAAGCTAATGACCAAGATTTGATCAAGGTATGGAGTTTTACAATGCTGATCTTGAGACTGTCATTATAACTCGCTAATTTAGCCCAAATTAGTCAGAcacaggcatttaaaaaaaaaattgaattgtgTTTTATATTTTCAGGGACTTGCACCACCTTTACGGCAGCTTGTGTTTCTGGAACAGCTTCTAATTATTGTTCAATCGGATTCTGTACCCTCTAGGTATGTGTGTCATTTAAGTAACATTTAATATTGAGAATCACATAACCCTGATTAGTACATCAAATGAAGTGTTAAGTGTTagatataccgatcagccacaacattaaaaccaccttcctaatattgcATAGATCTCCCTCGTGCCGCCGATAGCATTCCGAGATGctattattctcaccacaattgtacagagcggttatcagagttaccgtagactttgtcagttcaaaccagtttggtcattctctgttgacctctttcatcaacaaggcgtttccgtctgcagaactgcctctcactggatgttttttgtttttggcaccattctgattaaactctagagactgttgtgtgtgaaaatcccaggagatcagcaattgcACTaattggcaccaacaatcatccatgcgattatctaatcagccaattgtgtggcagcaatttagtgcataaaatcatacatatACAGGTCTGGAGTTTTagttgttcacatcaaccatcagaatgtggaaaaaaatgtgatctcagtgatttggagcatggcatgattgttggtgtcagatgagctggtttgagtatttctgtaactgctgatctttcacacacaacagtctttagaatttattcagaatggggccaaaaaaaaaaaacatccagtgaggggcagttctgcatatggaaatgccttgttgatgagaggtcaacagagaatgaccagattgTTTCGAACTGAcagagtctacggtaactcagataaccattctgtacaattgtggtgtgaaaaatatcatctcagaatgctattctgagatgcgggttggtgctgttttggttaCACAAGGGGGGGTCTACGCAATATTATGCAGGTTGTTTTAATGCTGGCTGATCGGTGCATTCTGTATACAAACCAAACCTCAGACTTTAttgagctgttcaggttgtacagtttacagaagtttacatataccttagccaaatacatttaaactcacgtTTTTccataattccttacatttaatcatagaaaacattccctgtcttctgtcagttaggatcacttctttattgTAAGAAAGTGAAATTTCATAATAATGgagagaattgtttttttttttcagcttttatttctttcatcacattcccagtgggtcagaagtttacatacactttgtttgtatttggtagccttgcctttaaattgtttaaattgggtcaaacaTTGTTGGTAGCCTTCCCTTTTTACAATATGTTGCTaaaaattactcccaaggatgaaccagacatgtggaggtcttagctgatttatttagattttccaatgatgtcaagcaaagaggcactgagtttgaaggtagaccttaaaataaatctacaggtacacctccaatagactccagttagccaattagcctatcagaagctaattgcctaaaggcttgacatcattttctggaattttctaaaatacttaaaggaacagtaacttagtgtatgtacatttctgacccactggaattgtgatatagtcaattaaaagtgaaacaatctgtctgtaatcaatttaaaagtacttgtgtaatgcataaagtagatgtcctaaattacttgccaaaactatagtttggaaatttgaaatctttgaagtggttaaaaaaattagttttaattacttcaacctaagtgtatgtaaagtttTTACTTCAACTTTAGTCCAAAAACCCGGATAAGAATTCACCATGtgttccctcaggattttcctatgAGTTTGTATAATGGGGTTGAATACTAAGTCTGtgggtctgtggtaaacattacttcacGATACGTGGACACTTCATTACTCAAACGTGCATTCTGAAGTAATATTGAATtacatactttttaaaaaaaaatcacagtgtgtgtaatttatgttgtagaacaaaatgtccatgTATCGTCAATTCACGTTTACCCCACACCTTATTTTATTCATTAGTGGAAAACCCccatattataaaaaaaagaaaaaacctttaggaaaatcctgagggaacccatggtgactAAAGACTATTAGACTAAAAATTGATTTCACAAATGAACAGCTCTATATGGTTTGATTTAGCCGATTAagtcccattttttttatttatgtctgCCTCCATTGAAACAATATAATCAGCTCTTGGTTCATTAGCCTTGAGTCAGGTCCTTTCAGTATCCAATAATAATTTCATCTAGTCTTGTTTTTCTGACATTCTCTGTCATTTGTTTTTGATGGACATAGACAGAACTCATCCTCTGGAGATGAAAGTGTAAAGAATGAGGATCTGCTTGGGGAGCTTATGTCTCAGGATCACTCTTCTGATCTGGATCTGCTCCTGAACCCAACTTGTAATCCATGGTCTGCTCACATCCGGGAACATCTGATACGCACGCAATCGGCACACAGCAAGACAAATGGAAATCACAGTAAACCAAACGATTTCATAAACAGGTCTGTATGTGTACCGCAAGGAATAATACTAGTCATGTAGACTTGACATGATAAATGTAGGATAGTGGTTGACTTATAATTGTTTGCACCTGTGTACACATACTTTTACCTAATAGCCAATAGACCATTACAAGGACATAAACAATAACAAACTAATTGGAACACTACTGTGCATGTCTGGCCCTGAAGCATTTCCAGTAGCGGCAACccagaactgtcaaaataaaatgactagtGCATAATTTTAGAGTCTagctaaaacagaacaaacaagatatttgcaaaaactgaaaataaacaaggATATGTTATTGccggatcctttaaataagactCTTGAGTCAAcaaattttctcaaagatcatcaAACATTTACCTGAAGTGACATATCcagactagggttg containing:
- the haus7 gene encoding HAUS augmin-like complex subunit 7, encoding MAGNSKQRQLSLRVYNTLQSLGCPLVDGLYLREAESIQELLCSPSLHRTDILKWICASICPAIREKFSTIRTTQNEYLIQELTRFGHEMMLCKANDQDLIKGLAPPLRQLVFLEQLLIIVQSDSVPSRQNSSSGDESVKNEDLLGELMSQDHSSDLDLLLNPTCNPWSAHIREHLIRTQSAHSKTNGNHSKPNDFINRSDQHSRLGSHGEEDLTEAIALLQSTQSTLEEIRKECEFQQSHSSGSAAVLSPCALKVAITDMSQLMTAFSHVYNTDFKGYCQRASPSLCSSTSVFQSVHQLLRTCNMELEALKQLSETSKSLTQTVRQLQTERRYWSKGEKHTLPNQLEELKNKYAVFLSPYQS